One Pararhizobium sp. IMCC3301 DNA segment encodes these proteins:
- the secE gene encoding preprotein translocase subunit SecE yields the protein MAKTNPFTFIQQVRAEVSKVTWPSRRETLVTTVMVLIMVFLAAIFFFLADQLLGWGVGQLLTLGR from the coding sequence ATGGCAAAAACAAATCCTTTCACATTTATTCAGCAGGTCCGCGCTGAAGTGTCCAAAGTTACATGGCCTTCACGCCGTGAAACCCTCGTTACGACTGTGATGGTTCTGATCATGGTGTTTTTGGCCGCGATTTTCTTCTTTTTGGCAGATCAACTTCTGGGTTGGGGCGTTGGACAGCTTCTGACTTTGGGCCGCTAG
- the rplK gene encoding 50S ribosomal protein L11, with product MAKKIAGYLKLQVPAGAANPSPPIGPALGQRGVNIMEFCKAFNAKTQEMEKGQPIPVILTIYQDKSFTFVMKTPPVSFLLKKAAKLKKGSETPGKTSAGSVSSAAVREIAEAKMQDLNANDLEAAMRMVAGSARSMGLKVAG from the coding sequence ATGGCGAAGAAAATTGCCGGGTATCTGAAGCTTCAGGTACCAGCCGGCGCAGCCAATCCGTCCCCGCCTATCGGGCCGGCCCTTGGTCAGCGCGGCGTTAATATCATGGAATTCTGCAAGGCATTCAATGCCAAGACGCAGGAAATGGAAAAAGGCCAGCCGATTCCGGTAATCCTGACCATTTACCAGGATAAATCTTTTACATTTGTGATGAAAACCCCGCCGGTTTCATTTCTTTTGAAAAAGGCTGCAAAACTGAAAAAAGGTTCCGAGACACCCGGGAAAACCTCTGCCGGATCTGTTTCCAGCGCTGCGGTGCGGGAGATTGCTGAAGCCAAGATGCAGGACCTGAATGCAAATGATCTGGAAGCTGCCATGCGGATGGTTGCCGGGTCTGCGCGTTCGATGGGTCTTAAGGTTGCGGGGTAA
- the tuf gene encoding elongation factor Tu, which translates to MAKEKFKRNKPHANIGTIGHVDHGKTTLTAAITKYFGEFKAYDEIDGAPEEKARGITISTAHVEYETDARHYAHVDCPGHADYVKNMITGAAQMDGAILVVSATDGPMPQTREHILLARQVGVPSLVVFMNKVDQVDDEELLELVEMEIRELLVAYEYPGDDIPVTMGSALAALEGRDEKIGEEAIRALMKTVDEYIPQPERPIDQAFLMPIEDVFSISGRGTVVTGRVERGVIKVGDEIEIVGIRDTQKSTCTGVEMFRKLLDSGQAGDNIGALLRGVQREDVERGQVLCKPGTVKPHTKFKAEAYILTKEEGGRHTPFLTNYRPQFYFRTTDVTGIVHLPEGTEMVMPGDNVEMDVELIVPIAMEERLRFAIREGGRTVGAGIVASIIE; encoded by the coding sequence ATGGCCAAGGAAAAGTTTAAACGCAATAAGCCGCATGCGAACATTGGCACGATTGGTCATGTTGACCACGGCAAGACGACATTGACGGCAGCGATTACGAAATATTTTGGTGAATTCAAGGCTTATGACGAGATTGATGGTGCACCGGAAGAAAAGGCACGCGGCATTACGATTTCCACTGCTCACGTTGAGTATGAAACGGATGCGCGCCACTACGCCCATGTCGATTGTCCGGGCCACGCGGATTATGTGAAGAACATGATCACCGGTGCGGCTCAGATGGATGGTGCGATTCTGGTTGTGTCCGCGACTGATGGCCCGATGCCACAGACCCGCGAGCACATTTTGCTGGCGCGTCAGGTTGGTGTTCCCTCGCTTGTGGTTTTCATGAACAAGGTTGACCAGGTTGACGATGAGGAACTGCTTGAGCTTGTCGAGATGGAAATCCGCGAGTTGCTGGTAGCCTATGAGTATCCTGGCGATGATATTCCGGTAACGATGGGGTCCGCGCTTGCGGCGCTTGAGGGCCGTGATGAGAAGATCGGTGAAGAAGCGATCCGCGCGCTGATGAAGACGGTTGACGAGTATATTCCGCAGCCCGAGCGTCCGATTGACCAGGCGTTCCTGATGCCGATCGAAGATGTGTTTTCGATTTCGGGGCGCGGTACGGTTGTGACCGGTCGTGTTGAGCGTGGCGTCATCAAGGTTGGCGACGAGATTGAGATTGTCGGCATTCGCGATACGCAGAAATCGACCTGTACCGGTGTTGAGATGTTCCGCAAGCTGCTGGACAGCGGCCAGGCGGGTGACAATATCGGCGCACTGCTGCGCGGTGTTCAGCGTGAAGATGTTGAGCGCGGCCAGGTTCTGTGCAAGCCGGGTACTGTGAAGCCCCACACTAAGTTCAAGGCGGAAGCCTATATTCTGACGAAGGAAGAGGGCGGGCGTCATACGCCATTCCTGACCAATTACCGTCCCCAGTTCTACTTCCGGACAACGGATGTGACCGGTATTGTTCATCTTCCCGAAGGCACGGAAATGGTGATGCCGGGTGATAATGTCGAGATGGATGTCGAACTGATCGTTCCGATCGCCATGGAAGAGCGGCTGCGCTTTGCCATTCGTGAAGGCGGACGTACCGTCGGGGCCGGCATCGTCGCAAGCATCATCGAGTAA
- the rplL gene encoding 50S ribosomal protein L7/L12, whose protein sequence is MADLEKIVDDLSNLSVLEAAELSKMLEEKWGVSASAAVAVAAAPGGGGEAAAEEEKDEFDVMLMAAGEKKINVIKEVRAITGLGLKEAKDLVESAPKAVKEAASKGEAEDIKAKLEAAGATVELK, encoded by the coding sequence ATGGCTGATCTTGAAAAAATCGTAGATGACCTGTCGAATCTCAGTGTTCTGGAAGCCGCCGAGCTGTCCAAGATGCTGGAAGAAAAATGGGGCGTTTCGGCCTCTGCTGCTGTTGCTGTTGCTGCAGCTCCAGGTGGCGGCGGCGAAGCTGCTGCTGAAGAAGAAAAAGACGAATTCGACGTTATGCTGATGGCTGCCGGCGAAAAGAAAATCAACGTGATCAAAGAAGTCCGTGCCATTACCGGCCTGGGCCTCAAAGAAGCAAAAGATCTGGTTGAATCTGCTCCCAAGGCCGTCAAGGAAGCTGCCTCAAAAGGTGAAGCAGAAGATATCAAAGCCAAGCTCGAAGCAGCTGGCGCGACTGTCGAACTCAAATAA
- the rplA gene encoding 50S ribosomal protein L1 encodes MSKSGKRVRNNGEAIDRHKLYDLSEAVNLLKQHANAKFDETIEVAMNLGVDPRHADQMVRGVCNLPNGSGRNVRVAVFAKDAKADEARKAGADVVGAEDLMEEVQKGNIDFDRCIATPDMMPLVGRLGKVLGPRGMMPNPKVGTVTMDIAAAVAAAKGGAVEFRVEKAGVLHAGVGKASFTKDAIVENIQAFADAVSKSRPTGAKGTFVKRFAITSTMGPGIHVDPTSVSNA; translated from the coding sequence ATGTCAAAATCAGGTAAAAGAGTTCGCAACAACGGTGAAGCCATCGATCGGCACAAGCTGTATGATTTGTCCGAAGCGGTCAATCTGCTGAAACAACACGCCAATGCAAAATTTGACGAGACTATCGAAGTTGCAATGAATCTGGGCGTGGACCCGCGTCACGCTGACCAGATGGTGCGCGGCGTGTGCAATCTGCCCAACGGTTCGGGCCGCAATGTTCGTGTCGCCGTATTTGCAAAAGATGCCAAAGCCGATGAAGCCCGAAAGGCCGGCGCCGATGTTGTCGGTGCTGAAGATCTGATGGAAGAAGTTCAGAAGGGCAACATCGATTTCGACCGATGTATCGCAACTCCGGATATGATGCCGCTGGTCGGTCGCCTGGGTAAGGTGCTCGGCCCCCGTGGCATGATGCCGAACCCGAAGGTTGGCACCGTCACCATGGATATTGCCGCTGCCGTAGCTGCCGCCAAAGGCGGTGCCGTAGAGTTTCGCGTTGAAAAGGCCGGCGTTCTGCATGCCGGCGTCGGCAAAGCATCATTCACAAAGGATGCGATTGTCGAGAATATCCAGGCCTTTGCAGACGCGGTGTCCAAATCGCGTCCAACCGGTGCCAAGGGTACTTTTGTGAAGCGTTTTGCCATCACCTCGACAATGGGTCCTGGCATTCACGTTGATCCGACAAGCGTTTCAAACGCTTAA
- the nusG gene encoding transcription termination/antitermination protein NusG, translated as MAKRWYIVQAYSNFENKVAASIMERVASAGLEDQFEQVVVPTEKVVEVRRGRKVDTERKFFPGYILAKVDLTDEAFHLIKNTPKVTGFLGSENKPMPIPEAEAMRILQQVQEGVERPKPSISFEIGEQVRVSDGPLASFNGHIEEVDEERARLKVAVSIFGRPTPVELEYNQVEKL; from the coding sequence ATGGCGAAACGCTGGTATATCGTTCAGGCATATTCGAACTTTGAGAACAAGGTTGCCGCTTCCATTATGGAACGCGTTGCATCTGCCGGCCTTGAAGATCAGTTCGAACAGGTCGTGGTACCAACCGAAAAAGTGGTTGAAGTGCGCCGTGGCCGCAAGGTCGATACAGAGCGTAAATTCTTTCCCGGATATATTCTGGCGAAGGTGGATCTGACGGATGAAGCATTTCATCTCATCAAGAATACACCGAAAGTGACCGGATTTCTGGGCTCTGAAAACAAACCGATGCCTATTCCCGAAGCAGAGGCGATGCGCATTCTGCAACAGGTTCAGGAAGGTGTTGAGCGTCCGAAACCCTCGATCAGTTTTGAAATCGGTGAGCAGGTACGCGTATCGGATGGGCCGCTGGCCTCGTTCAATGGCCATATCGAAGAGGTCGATGAAGAGCGTGCAAGGCTCAAGGTAGCAGTTTCCATTTTCGGCCGGCCGACGCCGGTTGAACTGGAGTATAATCAGGTCGAAAAACTTTAA
- the rpoB gene encoding DNA-directed RNA polymerase subunit beta: protein MAETYTGRKQVRKFFGSIREVASMPNLIEVQKASYDQFLQADKLPGERPEEGLQAVFKSVFPISDFAGSSLLEFVEYEFEAPKYDVEECRQRGITFAAPLKVRLRLIVFDIDEDTGAKSVKDIKEQDVYMGDMPLMTGNGTFVVNGTERVIVSQMHRSPGVFFDHDKGKTHSSGKLLFASRIIPYRGSWLDIEFDAKDIVHARIDRRRKIPVTTLLFALGLDSEEILDTFFNIITFSRIKDGWRKPFEASKMRGTKAVVDLIDADSGEVIVEAGKKLTARSARDLEEKGVKALKVSNEDLIGEFIAEEIVSTETGEIFMEAGDEITEDNLVLLEEMGYNDVPVLDIDYANAGPYIRNTLAADKNESRETALFDIYRVMRPGEPPTMESAEAMFTSLFFDSERYDLSAVGRVKMNMRLDLDVEDTVRVLRKDDILEVVKTLVGLRDGRGEIDDIDNLGNRRLRSVGELMENQYRVGLLRMERAIKERMSSVEIDTVMPQDLINAKPAAAAVREFFGSSQLSQFMDQTNPLSEITHKRRLSALGPGGLTRERAGFEVRDVHPTHYGRICPIETPEGPNIGLINSLATFARVNKYGFIESPYRTVEDGKVTDNVVYLSAMEEAKHVVAQANALLGDDNSFLNEMVTCRKSGDVLSMPADAVTLMDVSPKQLVSVAAALIPFLENDDANRALMGSNMMRQAVPLLKAEAPFVGTGMESVVARDSGAAITTRRTGVVDQVDATRIVIRATEELDPSKSGVDIYRLMKFQRSNQDTCINQRPLVEVGEQVKKGDIIADGPSTELGDLALGKNVLVAFMPWNGYNFEDSILISERIVRDDVFTSIHLEEFEVMARDTKLGPEEITRDIPNVSEEALKNLDEAGIVYIGAEVDPGDILVGKITPKGESPMTPEEKLLRAIFGEKASDVRDTSLRLPPGVTGTVVEVRVFNRHGIEKDERAMAIEREQIETLAKDRDDEQAILDRNVYSRLSDMIRGKKAVAGPKNFKKGTEVTDEVLEEYPRSQWWLLAVEDDKLMGELEALKEQYDDSRKELETRFLDKIDKLQRGDELPPGVMKMVKVFVAVKRKLQPGDKMAGRHGNKGVVSRIVPIEDMPYLEDGTQVDIVLNPLGVPSRMNVGQILETHLGWACAGLGLQIGKQVRDFEKSRDIKPLRAILEDIYGQNAQNDNIVDLDDDSVVRLANNLKRGVPMATPVFDGAREPDVVTMLEKAKLDGSGQSTLYDGRTGTQFDRQVTVGYIYMLKLHHLVDDKIHARSIGPYSLVTQQPLGGKAQFGGQRFGEMEVWALEAYGAAYTLQEMLTVKSDDVAGRTKVYEAIVRGDDTFEAGIPESFNVLVKEMRSLGLNVELENTLEDLKAENDEQPQIDAAE, encoded by the coding sequence ATGGCTGAGACATATACCGGTCGCAAACAAGTTCGTAAATTTTTTGGTTCCATTCGAGAAGTGGCAAGCATGCCGAACCTGATCGAGGTCCAGAAGGCTTCTTATGATCAGTTTCTTCAGGCTGACAAGTTGCCAGGCGAGCGGCCTGAGGAAGGGCTTCAGGCAGTTTTCAAATCAGTATTCCCGATTTCCGACTTCGCCGGCTCTTCGCTTCTGGAATTTGTTGAGTATGAATTTGAAGCCCCGAAATATGATGTCGAGGAGTGCCGTCAGCGTGGCATCACCTTTGCTGCGCCGCTGAAAGTACGCCTGCGTCTGATCGTGTTTGATATTGATGAGGACACCGGTGCCAAATCGGTCAAGGATATCAAGGAGCAGGACGTCTATATGGGCGACATGCCGCTGATGACCGGCAATGGCACCTTTGTGGTCAATGGCACGGAACGGGTGATTGTCTCGCAGATGCACCGCTCTCCCGGCGTGTTTTTCGACCATGACAAGGGCAAAACCCATTCGTCCGGCAAGCTGCTTTTCGCCTCACGCATTATTCCCTATCGCGGTTCCTGGCTCGACATCGAGTTCGACGCGAAGGATATCGTTCACGCGCGCATCGATCGCCGCCGCAAAATTCCAGTGACGACACTGCTGTTCGCGCTTGGCCTGGACAGTGAGGAAATCCTCGACACCTTCTTCAATATCATCACCTTCAGCCGCATCAAGGATGGCTGGCGCAAGCCTTTCGAAGCGTCCAAGATGCGCGGAACCAAAGCTGTTGTTGATCTGATCGACGCGGATAGCGGTGAAGTGATTGTTGAAGCAGGCAAGAAACTGACAGCCCGCTCTGCACGCGATCTGGAAGAAAAAGGTGTCAAGGCGCTCAAAGTCAGCAATGAAGATCTGATCGGTGAATTCATCGCAGAGGAAATCGTCTCCACGGAAACCGGTGAGATTTTCATGGAAGCCGGTGATGAGATCACCGAGGACAATCTCGTGCTGCTTGAGGAAATGGGTTATAATGATGTGCCGGTTCTGGACATCGATTATGCCAATGCCGGTCCTTACATCCGCAACACGCTGGCGGCTGACAAGAATGAAAGCCGCGAAACCGCTCTGTTCGACATTTACCGCGTCATGCGTCCGGGCGAGCCGCCCACCATGGAAAGCGCGGAAGCGATGTTCACCTCGCTGTTCTTTGATTCCGAGCGCTATGATCTGTCGGCTGTTGGCCGGGTGAAGATGAATATGCGTCTGGATCTGGATGTCGAAGATACAGTTCGCGTGCTGCGCAAGGATGACATTCTGGAAGTCGTCAAGACCCTTGTAGGTCTGCGCGACGGCAGGGGCGAGATTGACGATATTGACAATCTCGGCAACCGCCGTCTGCGCTCGGTCGGCGAGTTGATGGAAAACCAGTACCGGGTTGGCCTTCTGCGTATGGAGCGGGCCATCAAGGAACGCATGTCATCGGTGGAAATCGACACGGTGATGCCGCAGGATCTGATCAACGCCAAGCCGGCTGCCGCCGCAGTGCGTGAATTCTTCGGCTCATCGCAATTGTCGCAGTTCATGGATCAGACCAATCCGCTTTCGGAAATCACCCACAAGCGCCGTCTTTCGGCACTTGGACCAGGTGGTCTGACCCGTGAGCGCGCCGGTTTTGAGGTGCGCGATGTGCATCCGACCCATTATGGCCGCATCTGCCCGATTGAAACGCCGGAAGGTCCGAATATCGGCCTGATCAACTCGCTGGCGACCTTCGCACGCGTCAATAAATATGGCTTTATCGAAAGCCCTTACCGCACCGTGGAAGACGGCAAGGTGACCGATAATGTGGTCTATCTGTCAGCCATGGAAGAGGCCAAGCACGTGGTGGCCCAGGCCAATGCGCTTCTGGGCGATGATAACAGCTTCCTGAATGAAATGGTGACCTGCCGCAAATCAGGCGATGTGCTGTCAATGCCGGCAGACGCCGTGACACTGATGGATGTGTCGCCAAAGCAGCTGGTCTCGGTTGCCGCGGCTCTGATTCCGTTTTTGGAAAACGATGATGCGAACCGGGCTCTGATGGGCTCCAATATGATGCGTCAGGCAGTGCCGCTGCTGAAGGCAGAGGCTCCTTTTGTCGGAACCGGTATGGAATCCGTTGTCGCGCGTGATTCCGGTGCTGCCATTACCACCCGCCGCACCGGTGTGGTGGATCAGGTCGATGCGACCCGTATCGTGATCCGTGCAACCGAAGAGTTGGACCCGTCAAAATCCGGCGTTGATATTTACCGCCTGATGAAATTCCAACGCTCCAATCAGGATACCTGCATCAACCAGCGGCCGCTGGTCGAGGTTGGCGAGCAGGTCAAGAAGGGTGACATCATCGCTGATGGCCCATCGACCGAATTGGGTGATCTGGCGCTTGGCAAGAACGTGCTGGTCGCATTCATGCCCTGGAATGGCTACAATTTCGAGGATTCGATCCTGATTTCCGAGCGCATCGTGCGCGATGACGTGTTCACGTCCATTCACCTTGAAGAATTTGAGGTGATGGCGCGTGACACCAAGCTTGGGCCTGAGGAAATCACCCGCGATATTCCGAATGTCTCTGAAGAGGCTCTGAAAAACCTCGATGAGGCCGGCATTGTCTATATCGGTGCCGAGGTTGATCCTGGCGACATTCTGGTCGGCAAGATCACGCCGAAGGGTGAAAGCCCGATGACTCCGGAAGAAAAGCTTCTGCGGGCCATTTTCGGCGAGAAAGCCTCGGACGTGCGCGACACGTCCCTGCGCCTGCCGCCAGGTGTTACCGGAACGGTTGTCGAAGTACGGGTGTTCAACCGTCACGGCATCGAAAAAGATGAGCGGGCCATGGCGATCGAGCGCGAGCAGATCGAAACTCTGGCGAAGGACCGCGACGACGAACAGGCCATTCTTGACCGCAACGTGTATAGCCGACTGTCGGATATGATCCGTGGCAAGAAGGCTGTGGCCGGTCCCAAGAACTTCAAGAAGGGCACCGAGGTGACCGACGAGGTTCTGGAAGAGTATCCGAGGTCACAGTGGTGGCTGCTGGCGGTCGAAGACGACAAGTTGATGGGCGAGCTGGAAGCTCTGAAAGAGCAGTATGATGACAGCCGCAAGGAGCTTGAAACGCGCTTCCTCGACAAAATCGACAAGCTGCAACGTGGTGATGAGCTGCCGCCCGGCGTGATGAAGATGGTAAAAGTGTTTGTCGCCGTGAAGCGCAAGCTTCAACCGGGTGACAAAATGGCCGGACGTCACGGCAATAAGGGTGTGGTTTCGCGTATTGTTCCGATTGAAGACATGCCCTATCTGGAAGATGGCACCCAGGTGGACATCGTTCTCAATCCGCTTGGCGTGCCAAGCCGGATGAATGTCGGCCAGATCCTGGAAACCCATCTCGGCTGGGCCTGTGCAGGGCTTGGATTGCAGATCGGCAAACAGGTTCGCGATTTCGAAAAATCCAGAGATATCAAACCGTTGCGGGCAATTCTGGAAGATATTTACGGGCAGAATGCACAGAATGACAATATTGTCGATCTGGATGATGATTCCGTGGTCAGGCTTGCCAACAACCTGAAACGCGGTGTGCCGATGGCAACACCGGTGTTTGACGGTGCGCGGGAACCTGATGTGGTTACCATGCTTGAGAAGGCCAAGCTGGACGGCTCTGGACAAAGCACGCTGTATGATGGACGGACAGGAACCCAGTTCGACCGTCAGGTCACGGTGGGCTACATCTATATGCTGAAACTGCATCACCTTGTCGATGACAAGATCCACGCCCGTTCGATAGGACCATACTCCCTCGTCACTCAGCAGCCGCTGGGTGGTAAGGCGCAGTTCGGCGGCCAGCGGTTCGGTGAAATGGAAGTGTGGGCTCTTGAGGCTTATGGCGCTGCCTACACATTGCAGGAAATGCTGACCGTCAAATCCGATGACGTGGCCGGACGCACCAAAGTCTATGAAGCGATCGTCCGCGGCGACGATACGTTCGAAGCCGGCATTCCGGAAAGCTTCAATGTGCTGGTCAAGGAAATGCGGTCACTTGGTCTGAATGTGGAGTTGGAAAACACCCTGGAAGACCTCAAGGCCGAGAATGACGAACAACCACAGATCGACGCGGCGGAATAA
- a CDS encoding PleD family two-component system response regulator: MRPVNLSALRCLVVDDNAHMRRIVRMLLQGFGIREVIEAEDGASGLELFQSSSPDFIILDWSMPIFNGLELTRMLRNKETSIYPYVPIIMITGHSDKKRVIEARDAGVTEFVCKPLSAKALYQRIVLSVVSPRPFIRTKTFFGPDRRRVITPMAYGGEERRGNEDSIGQVTEVAGLIQHPKEQSVA, encoded by the coding sequence ATGAGACCAGTTAATTTATCGGCGCTGAGATGTCTTGTCGTCGATGACAATGCGCATATGAGGCGAATTGTTCGCATGTTGCTTCAAGGATTTGGCATCCGGGAAGTGATCGAGGCCGAGGATGGCGCCTCTGGTCTGGAGCTGTTTCAATCCAGCTCACCGGATTTCATTATTCTTGACTGGTCAATGCCAATTTTCAACGGGCTTGAACTGACCCGCATGCTGCGCAACAAGGAAACCAGCATTTACCCGTATGTGCCGATTATCATGATCACCGGCCATTCTGACAAGAAGCGGGTTATTGAAGCGCGGGATGCGGGCGTGACGGAATTTGTCTGCAAACCCCTGTCTGCAAAGGCGCTCTATCAGCGCATTGTTCTGTCGGTCGTGTCGCCCCGGCCGTTTATCAGAACCAAGACTTTTTTCGGCCCTGACCGCAGGCGCGTCATCACTCCAATGGCCTATGGCGGAGAAGAACGTCGTGGCAATGAAGACAGCATTGGTCAGGTAACCGAAGTCGCGGGCCTGATTCAACATCCCAAGGAACAATCGGTGGCATGA
- the rplJ gene encoding 50S ribosomal protein L10: MDRAEKTEMVSILGDVFNASGSVVVAHYAGLTVAQMTALRNQMRDQGASVKVAKNRLAKLALKGTDAESMSDLFQGPTLIAYAEDPVAAPKVASDFAKTNDKLVILGGTMGATALDASGVKELASMPSLDELRAKLVGMINTPATRIAQLINAPAGQLARVFGAYAKKDEAA; the protein is encoded by the coding sequence GTGGATAGAGCGGAAAAAACCGAAATGGTATCCATACTGGGTGATGTATTCAATGCATCAGGCAGTGTGGTTGTTGCTCATTATGCCGGTCTCACCGTGGCCCAGATGACTGCTTTACGCAATCAGATGCGCGACCAGGGTGCGTCCGTCAAAGTTGCAAAAAACCGCCTTGCCAAGCTCGCTCTTAAAGGTACCGACGCTGAATCAATGTCGGATCTGTTTCAGGGGCCTACCCTGATCGCTTATGCGGAAGATCCGGTAGCAGCGCCAAAAGTGGCCTCCGATTTTGCCAAGACGAATGACAAGCTTGTCATTCTCGGCGGCACGATGGGAGCCACAGCCCTTGATGCTTCCGGTGTGAAAGAACTTGCTTCCATGCCGTCGCTTGATGAATTGCGCGCGAAACTTGTGGGTATGATCAATACACCTGCAACCCGTATCGCTCAGCTCATCAATGCACCCGCCGGCCAGCTGGCGCGTGTGTTTGGGGCATATGCCAAAAAGGACGAAGCGGCGTAA
- a CDS encoding Hpt domain-containing protein, whose translation MTDPDVPTRMVGSGSSAHELIEPPNKLKDKVKPILQAQGQPLEDPVARAERELKKLEPQFDEWIKSDISRLKQAWEDYITASEPVDQDAEGAIAPLFRAAHDLKGQAATYGKPYIATVAASLCMILEDPETLAVVPPALIEQHVNAIAAMHRESSEPSADDLASRLSEELTKIAQSFVAADRGKRLKVS comes from the coding sequence ATGACAGATCCAGACGTTCCGACCCGTATGGTGGGCTCCGGCAGTTCCGCTCATGAGCTCATCGAGCCGCCGAACAAGTTGAAAGACAAGGTAAAGCCGATTCTGCAAGCCCAAGGCCAGCCTCTTGAAGATCCGGTGGCAAGGGCCGAGCGCGAATTGAAAAAACTGGAACCGCAGTTTGACGAGTGGATTAAGAGCGATATCTCCCGCCTGAAACAAGCCTGGGAGGACTACATCACTGCGAGCGAACCGGTCGATCAGGACGCGGAAGGGGCGATCGCCCCGCTGTTTCGCGCCGCTCATGATCTTAAGGGCCAGGCTGCGACTTACGGCAAACCTTATATCGCAACTGTGGCGGCCAGCCTGTGCATGATTCTTGAAGATCCGGAAACACTGGCGGTCGTGCCTCCAGCCCTGATTGAACAACATGTCAATGCGATAGCGGCAATGCACCGTGAAAGCTCGGAACCAAGTGCAGATGACCTGGCTTCGAGGCTGAGCGAGGAGTTGACGAAAATCGCCCAGTCCTTCGTCGCTGCAGACAGAGGTAAGCGGTTGAAGGTCTCCTAG
- a CDS encoding RNA methyltransferase has product MSKHNHKTGHKSGHKNDRKREHQDKGQSFGKPRDLDETVKLYGYHACEAALRNANRRIIQASITRNLADRLIAEAVALPEGWREVRPRDLDQLVERDAVHQGIVLEAERLSQPTLEDVRHHDLVVVLDQVTDPHNVGAIIRSACALGAGAVVTTLRNAPHENGLLAKTASGAFEHVPYIQVTNLARAVEEIRALQFSAIGLDSEGPSDLIKSLADHGGEKIALILGAEGRGLRRLTRDLCDALARLDMPGPIKSLNVSNAAALSLFVCRQSLDAQAGSAD; this is encoded by the coding sequence ATGAGCAAACACAACCACAAAACCGGCCACAAATCCGGCCACAAAAATGACCGCAAGCGCGAGCATCAGGACAAGGGTCAAAGTTTCGGCAAGCCCCGTGATCTGGACGAAACCGTCAAGCTTTACGGTTACCATGCTTGCGAAGCGGCGCTGCGCAACGCCAACAGGCGCATCATTCAGGCCAGCATCACCCGGAACCTGGCTGACAGGTTGATTGCGGAAGCCGTTGCCTTGCCGGAAGGCTGGCGCGAAGTGCGTCCCAGGGACCTTGACCAGTTGGTCGAACGCGACGCGGTCCATCAGGGCATCGTTCTGGAGGCGGAACGGCTTTCCCAACCAACTCTGGAAGATGTACGGCATCATGATCTGGTGGTTGTGCTTGACCAGGTGACCGATCCGCACAATGTCGGGGCGATCATCCGTTCAGCCTGTGCCCTTGGGGCCGGCGCGGTGGTGACAACCCTGCGCAACGCGCCGCATGAAAACGGCCTTCTGGCCAAGACTGCGTCCGGAGCGTTTGAACATGTCCCCTATATTCAGGTGACAAACCTGGCACGCGCTGTGGAGGAAATCAGGGCGTTGCAATTTTCCGCGATAGGTCTCGACAGCGAAGGCCCCAGCGATCTGATCAAGAGCCTTGCCGATCATGGCGGTGAAAAAATTGCACTGATTCTGGGGGCTGAGGGCCGCGGCCTGAGACGTCTGACGCGCGATCTGTGCGATGCTCTGGCCCGTCTCGACATGCCGGGTCCGATCAAGAGCCTGAATGTCTCGAATGCCGCCGCCTTGTCTCTGTTTGTCTGCCGCCAGTCGCTGGATGCTCAGGCCGGCTCTGCCGATTAA